A window of Desulfovibrio sp. contains these coding sequences:
- the fliO gene encoding flagellar biosynthetic protein FliO has protein sequence MASLAHAAAHVAEHVVAQAATGGPVSSTLPATGGSGSAVRGVVEQGAAALPHGLDRAVENAVELTRQGLGAAAQAAGRFADTLADNLDGGLAGQAAARAAEHGTGLGGSSFSWGGYAQAVGILFLLVALLWLVVWVVRRFGKFNFLPRPGALPKGALVMEAQLPLGPRKGLMVVRFLNRRLLLGVTDQHITLLTEEQAQHEPQDKNFQHIMEEAARSTDSR, from the coding sequence TTGGCTAGCCTTGCACATGCCGCAGCACATGTCGCAGAACATGTAGTTGCCCAGGCCGCGACGGGCGGCCCGGTCTCTTCGACGCTGCCCGCAACGGGCGGATCGGGGTCGGCGGTGCGCGGCGTGGTGGAGCAGGGTGCGGCAGCGTTGCCGCACGGGCTGGACAGGGCGGTGGAAAACGCCGTTGAACTGACACGCCAGGGGCTTGGCGCTGCCGCGCAGGCGGCGGGCCGCTTTGCCGACACCCTTGCTGACAACCTTGACGGCGGTTTGGCCGGGCAGGCCGCAGCCAGGGCGGCTGAACACGGCACGGGCCTTGGGGGAAGCTCCTTTTCCTGGGGCGGCTACGCGCAGGCCGTGGGCATACTGTTTTTGCTGGTTGCCCTGTTGTGGCTGGTGGTCTGGGTGGTGCGCCGCTTTGGCAAGTTCAATTTTCTGCCGCGTCCGGGGGCGCTGCCCAAGGGCGCTCTGGTTATGGAGGCTCAGTTGCCGCTTGGCCCCCGCAAAGGGCTTATGGTGGTACGCTTCTTGAATAGAAGGCTGTTGCTGGGAGTGACCGACCAGCACATAACCCTTCTGACAGAGGAGCAGGCGCAGCATGAGCCGCAGGACAAAAATTTTCAACACATCATGGAAGAAGCCGCTCGCAGTACTGACAGCCGCTAG